A single Stutzerimonas stutzeri DNA region contains:
- a CDS encoding amidase — protein MNGLAGAIELAARVRCGATPAAAVAERQLARIAALNPALNALVQVDENDVRRQAVLIDARCAAGEHLPLAGVPVTIKDNLWIEGRISTCGSWLYRNHRADRDSWAVARLRQAGALLVGVSNCSEFACKGVTDNRVYGATANPWDLNRTPGGSSGGAAAAVAAGLGILALATDAGGSARRPAAHCGVVGMKPSVGRVADPWGFPVIGRELNVIGQLGRRVADVALMLEVLTGAHPADRFSVRMPRLARRPIQTLRIGYSPDLGLDYAVDADVAACLEQTVKRLQSAGLQIQPVVPQWPQGLPTASLLAAQHAELAAHFGAAYRADPSGFDPVIAEQIEAGLSLPATQLVALGALRDAVVGHTAALFETVDLLLCPTVPVEAWPRAALGPSMIGGRPANPRAHAVFTPLFNQAGVPALSVPCGLGAQGLPLGLQIVGPRFHDDDVLRLGAFVENILALELAPLCFAQMPDTLEKA, from the coding sequence GTGAACGGGCTCGCTGGCGCCATCGAACTGGCCGCACGGGTTCGCTGCGGCGCAACGCCTGCCGCAGCCGTTGCCGAGCGTCAGCTGGCGCGGATCGCTGCTCTGAATCCAGCGCTGAACGCACTGGTCCAGGTGGACGAAAACGACGTGCGGCGTCAGGCCGTGCTTATCGACGCGCGCTGTGCGGCCGGTGAACACCTGCCGCTGGCGGGCGTACCGGTCACCATCAAGGACAATCTCTGGATCGAGGGACGGATCAGCACCTGCGGCTCATGGCTTTACCGTAACCACCGCGCCGATCGTGACAGTTGGGCCGTAGCGCGTCTGCGACAGGCGGGCGCGCTGCTGGTGGGCGTGAGCAATTGTTCGGAGTTCGCCTGCAAGGGCGTGACGGACAATCGCGTGTATGGCGCGACCGCCAATCCCTGGGACCTGAACCGTACGCCAGGCGGTTCGTCCGGGGGCGCCGCCGCGGCGGTGGCGGCCGGATTGGGCATACTGGCGCTGGCCACCGATGCGGGAGGCTCTGCGCGACGGCCAGCGGCGCATTGCGGCGTGGTGGGCATGAAACCGAGCGTTGGTCGCGTTGCGGACCCCTGGGGCTTTCCCGTCATCGGCCGCGAACTGAACGTGATCGGTCAGTTGGGGCGACGTGTCGCGGATGTCGCCTTGATGCTCGAGGTGCTCACAGGCGCGCACCCGGCCGACCGCTTCTCGGTCCGCATGCCGAGGTTGGCCAGGCGCCCGATCCAGACGCTGCGTATCGGTTACAGCCCGGACCTTGGCCTGGACTATGCCGTCGATGCCGATGTCGCGGCTTGTCTGGAGCAGACGGTGAAACGGCTGCAATCGGCCGGCCTGCAAATACAACCGGTCGTCCCGCAATGGCCGCAGGGCCTTCCAACCGCCTCGTTGCTGGCAGCCCAGCACGCTGAACTCGCCGCGCATTTCGGTGCGGCTTACCGTGCCGACCCCAGCGGCTTCGATCCGGTGATCGCTGAGCAGATCGAGGCGGGACTGTCACTGCCCGCTACGCAATTGGTGGCGCTGGGCGCACTGCGGGACGCCGTCGTCGGCCACACGGCGGCGCTGTTCGAAACGGTGGACCTGCTGCTATGCCCGACCGTCCCGGTCGAGGCCTGGCCACGAGCGGCACTGGGCCCGTCGATGATCGGGGGTCGGCCAGCGAACCCGCGTGCGCACGCGGTTTTCACCCCGCTGTTCAATCAGGCCGGCGTTCCGGCCCTTTCGGTTCCCTGTGGCCTGGGTGCGCAGGGATTGCCCCTGGGACTGCAGATCGTAGGGCCACGCTTTCACGATGACGATGTGCTCCGCCTGGGGGCATTCGTCGAAAACATCCTGGCCCTGGAGCTGGCACCGCTGTGCTTCGCTCAGATGCCCGACACGTTGGAGAAGGCATGA
- a CDS encoding UbiX family flavin prenyltransferase: MTSANPRPQRLIIGLSGASGAIYGVRLLELLRDTPIETHLMVTKSALITLAHETGLSWSELKTMATVSYSNQDIGAAIASGSFKTMGMIVAPCSVRTMSEIASGVTSSLLTRAADVILKEQRRLVLMVRETPLHRNHLRTMTELAELGAVIAPPVPAFYARPTSIDDMVNHTLGRVLDMFDIELGIVRRWRDEAEIVPTLDDIEAASAAEGRS; encoded by the coding sequence ATGACATCAGCTAACCCGCGCCCCCAGCGGCTCATCATCGGCCTTTCCGGCGCGTCGGGCGCGATATACGGCGTGCGCCTCCTGGAGCTGCTGCGCGATACCCCCATCGAAACGCACCTGATGGTCACCAAATCGGCGCTGATCACCCTCGCTCACGAAACCGGGTTGTCCTGGTCGGAACTCAAGACCATGGCGACGGTGAGCTATTCCAACCAGGACATCGGCGCAGCCATCGCCAGCGGCTCGTTCAAGACCATGGGCATGATCGTTGCCCCCTGCTCGGTGCGCACGATGTCGGAGATCGCCAGTGGCGTGACCTCCTCGCTGCTGACCCGCGCGGCGGATGTCATCCTCAAGGAACAGCGCCGGCTGGTGCTGATGGTGCGCGAGACCCCGCTGCACCGGAACCACCTGCGCACCATGACCGAGCTGGCTGAACTCGGCGCCGTGATCGCGCCGCCCGTCCCTGCCTTCTATGCACGCCCGACGTCGATCGACGACATGGTCAACCACACGCTCGGGCGCGTCCTGGATATGTTCGACATCGAACTGGGCATCGTCCGTCGTTGGCGTGACGAGGCCGAAATCGTCCCGACGCTCGATGACATCGAGGCGGCCAGCGCCGCCGAGGGGCGCAGCTGA
- a CDS encoding LysR family transcriptional regulator — MELRQLKYFTCLYEEGSVTKAAQRLNIVQPALSMQIAKLEEEIGQPLFDRTPKGMTPTEAGVQAYRLFMPILSDLLEARQTLIDRSGKIGGRINAGLIASAANQALASTLAYFVEHHPDVELQVSYGYSQDLIDRVLSGALDFAVINQSFQQEHLNRIDILDEELLVATGATTRLRMPTPVPLTELAQLKLVLPSRRHGLRIVIDQALAVHGIELTPHLELDDLTVIESFLRRSDWISLLPATVLQRGLEEGALRAYPLAAPGITRRMVCVHDSRRPLTPAATLFIDIISKTLGTALNAIHFYKEGAIQDIDHDIS, encoded by the coding sequence ATGGAACTGCGCCAATTGAAGTACTTCACCTGTCTCTACGAAGAAGGCTCGGTCACCAAGGCGGCGCAGCGTCTGAACATCGTGCAGCCCGCTCTCTCGATGCAGATCGCCAAGCTGGAGGAAGAAATCGGCCAGCCTTTGTTCGACCGTACGCCCAAGGGCATGACCCCGACCGAAGCGGGCGTGCAAGCCTACCGTCTGTTCATGCCGATCCTGAGCGACCTGCTCGAAGCCCGGCAGACGCTGATCGATCGCAGCGGCAAGATCGGCGGGCGGATCAACGCAGGGCTGATCGCTTCGGCGGCTAACCAGGCACTGGCAAGCACCCTGGCCTATTTCGTCGAGCACCACCCGGACGTCGAACTGCAGGTCAGCTACGGCTACAGCCAGGACCTGATCGACCGTGTCCTGTCCGGCGCGTTGGACTTTGCAGTCATCAACCAGAGCTTCCAGCAGGAGCACCTGAACCGGATCGATATCCTCGACGAAGAACTGCTCGTCGCGACGGGCGCCACGACCCGATTGCGCATGCCGACACCCGTGCCGTTGACGGAGCTGGCCCAGCTTAAGCTGGTTCTGCCTTCGCGCCGCCACGGCCTGCGTATCGTCATCGATCAGGCGTTGGCCGTACATGGGATCGAGCTGACCCCGCATCTCGAACTCGACGACCTGACGGTGATCGAGAGTTTTCTGCGGCGCAGCGATTGGATCAGCTTGCTGCCTGCGACCGTATTGCAGCGCGGCCTGGAAGAAGGTGCGTTGCGCGCCTACCCGCTCGCCGCCCCGGGCATCACCCGCCGCATGGTCTGCGTGCACGACAGCCGCCGTCCGCTGACGCCCGCCGCCACGCTGTTCATCGACATCATCAGCAAAACGCTGGGCACCGCTCTCAATGCCATCCATTTCTACAAGGAAGGCGCGATACAGGACATCGACCATGACATCAGCTAA
- a CDS encoding alpha/beta fold hydrolase, translating to MLSCSVLDIGTAKLEYRLLNAPDTTRPTLVLLHEGLGCVALWKDFPEALAARTGWPVLVYSREGYGGSSPVPLPRGLDYLSVAGPDELAAVLDALSLERVVLVGHSDGASIALAYAAHNDPRVKGVVALAPHVTVEQASLTGIQRTLDAFHGGRLRDRLAAYHGDNTDGAFRGWSDTWLQPAFSDWHLLDELPRIALPILAVQGRDDEFATDEQLRLIEQRVRHSRVEFLENCRHFPQDQARERTLALIEDYLQSVRL from the coding sequence ATGCTGTCTTGCTCTGTTCTCGATATCGGCACGGCGAAACTCGAGTATCGCCTGCTGAATGCCCCGGATACGACCCGTCCGACGCTCGTTTTGCTGCACGAAGGGCTGGGCTGCGTGGCGCTCTGGAAAGATTTCCCCGAGGCGCTGGCGGCGCGTACGGGCTGGCCGGTATTGGTCTATAGCCGCGAGGGCTACGGCGGATCGAGCCCCGTACCGCTGCCGCGCGGGCTGGACTACCTGAGCGTGGCGGGCCCAGACGAACTGGCAGCGGTTCTCGATGCGCTGTCGCTCGAGCGTGTGGTGCTCGTGGGCCACAGCGACGGCGCCTCGATCGCGCTGGCCTATGCGGCGCACAATGATCCTCGCGTCAAAGGTGTGGTGGCGCTGGCGCCGCACGTGACGGTCGAACAGGCGAGCCTCACCGGAATCCAGCGAACCCTCGATGCCTTTCACGGCGGCCGTCTGCGCGACCGACTGGCCGCCTATCATGGCGACAACACCGATGGTGCGTTCCGCGGTTGGAGCGATACCTGGCTGCAGCCGGCGTTCAGCGACTGGCATCTGCTCGACGAATTGCCACGCATTGCGCTGCCGATCCTGGCGGTGCAAGGACGCGATGACGAGTTCGCCACCGACGAGCAATTGAGGCTGATCGAGCAGCGGGTGCGCCACAGCCGCGTCGAGTTTCTGGAAAACTGCCGGCATTTCCCGCAGGACCAGGCCCGTGAGCGAACGCTCGCCCTGATCGAGGACTATCTGCAAAGCGTCCGACTTTAG
- a CDS encoding UbiD family decarboxylase, translating into MAKTITTRELAMPSMPSSTPDSAAATQPVGASLRGWLDHLQKTQRLSVIRPGTALRFGVAAIANRLDGHSASLFLQPDGHAIPVISGLLSDRQWMAEAMGVEPSQVLARFEHASLEPLPWQEVAEPACQQVVHHDVDLLAQLPIPTHNEHDSGAYITAGLLITRNPRTGVQNVSIHRLQVSGANRLGALLLPRHTLAYFQETERNNEDLEVAVVVGCDPLTLMASQAIVPIDHDELEIAGALQGRALPVAKCVTNRIRVPAEAEIVIEGRLVANAREEEGPFGEFPQYYGERAERHVIEVDAVTHRRSPMFHTIVGGGLEHLLLGGIPREATMLAHLRRSFPSVRDVHLARGGVCRYHLYVQIEKRSEGEAKNVILGALGGHYDIKHVVVVDTDVDIHNPTEVEWAVATRFQADRDLVLIHESQGSKLDPSTRDGIGSKMGFDATVPLSAPPMRFKRIHVPGEAEVDLADVSRPAAADWAQLIEQSRDG; encoded by the coding sequence ATGGCCAAAACAATAACCACGAGAGAACTCGCCATGCCGTCCATGCCCTCCTCCACGCCCGATTCCGCTGCGGCCACCCAGCCGGTCGGTGCCAGCCTGCGCGGCTGGCTGGATCATCTGCAGAAGACTCAGCGGCTGAGCGTGATCCGTCCCGGTACGGCGCTGCGCTTCGGTGTCGCCGCCATTGCCAATCGCCTCGACGGCCACAGCGCGTCGCTGTTCCTGCAACCCGATGGGCATGCGATTCCAGTGATTTCGGGCTTGCTCTCGGACCGTCAATGGATGGCCGAAGCAATGGGCGTGGAGCCCAGTCAGGTGCTGGCTCGCTTCGAACATGCCAGCCTCGAGCCGTTGCCTTGGCAGGAAGTCGCGGAGCCGGCGTGCCAGCAGGTGGTGCATCACGACGTCGACCTGCTCGCCCAGTTGCCGATTCCCACGCACAACGAGCACGACAGTGGCGCCTACATCACCGCAGGCCTGCTGATCACGCGTAACCCGCGCACCGGCGTCCAGAACGTGTCCATTCACCGACTGCAGGTCAGCGGCGCCAATCGCCTCGGTGCACTGCTGCTGCCGCGCCATACCCTGGCGTATTTCCAGGAGACCGAGCGCAACAATGAAGACCTGGAGGTCGCGGTGGTCGTCGGCTGCGACCCGCTGACGCTGATGGCATCGCAGGCCATCGTGCCCATCGATCACGACGAGCTCGAGATCGCCGGTGCGCTGCAAGGACGCGCGCTGCCGGTGGCCAAGTGTGTGACCAACCGCATTCGCGTGCCGGCCGAGGCGGAGATCGTCATCGAGGGCCGCCTGGTCGCCAATGCCCGCGAAGAAGAAGGCCCGTTCGGCGAATTCCCGCAGTATTACGGCGAGCGCGCCGAACGCCATGTCATCGAGGTTGATGCGGTCACCCACCGCCGATCGCCCATGTTCCACACCATCGTCGGCGGCGGACTCGAGCACCTGCTGCTGGGCGGCATTCCGCGCGAGGCGACGATGCTGGCTCATCTGCGCCGCAGTTTTCCTTCGGTGCGCGATGTGCACCTGGCACGCGGTGGCGTATGCCGTTATCACCTCTACGTTCAGATCGAAAAGCGCTCCGAAGGCGAAGCGAAGAATGTGATCCTCGGCGCGCTCGGCGGTCATTACGACATCAAGCACGTGGTGGTGGTCGACACCGACGTCGACATCCACAACCCCACCGAAGTCGAGTGGGCGGTCGCGACGCGGTTCCAGGCTGATCGAGACCTGGTGCTGATCCACGAATCCCAGGGCTCCAAGCTCGACCCGTCCACCCGCGACGGGATTGGTTCGAAGATGGGCTTCGACGCGACCGTGCCGCTGTCGGCACCGCCGATGCGTTTCAAGCGCATCCACGTACCCGGCGAAGCCGAGGTCGACCTTGCCGACGTCAGCCGACCGGCCGCCGCCGATTGGGCGCAACTGATTGAACAGTCGCGCGACGGCTGA
- a CDS encoding aldehyde dehydrogenase family protein: MQQARHFIDGQWCDDGQWADSLDPANGELIGRFADGGEQQARAAVEAAVKAFGNPQWAQNPRLRQQVMLDWASALTTRQEELATLLTRENGKALAQSRGEIGGAISEILYYAGLARHNPGHVLEVAPGEFSTMLREPAGVAGLIIPWNAPAVLLVRALAPALAAGCTCVVKPAPQTALFNAAFLAPLLASTGLAPGVVNLFAETGHAGAAYLTATPKVDVLSFTGSTATGTQIMRDAAPTMKKLSLELGGKSCCLVLEDADVAAVAPRLAAAATLISGQQCTAARRVLVHASRAAEMKKALAAALAEVRLGHGLDAATQMGPLIDWRSRDLVEARIRESMDSCDEVLLAGQRPRDGLERGAFLSPTLIAHQDSGAFFCQEEIFGPLLVLETFEDEAEAVRRANHTEFGLSASVWTGDGARAMRLARALRNGTVWINDHNKLFAEAETGGYRRSGLGRLHGYDALLDFTELKHVYQNVGTL, from the coding sequence ATGCAGCAGGCACGACATTTCATCGACGGGCAGTGGTGTGACGACGGCCAGTGGGCCGACAGCCTCGACCCCGCCAATGGCGAACTCATCGGACGCTTCGCAGACGGTGGCGAGCAACAGGCCCGCGCCGCGGTCGAGGCAGCCGTAAAGGCCTTTGGCAACCCGCAATGGGCACAGAATCCGCGCTTGCGTCAGCAGGTCATGCTGGACTGGGCTTCGGCACTGACGACTCGCCAGGAGGAGCTGGCCACCCTGCTCACGCGTGAGAACGGCAAGGCGCTGGCACAGTCGCGGGGCGAGATCGGTGGTGCCATCTCGGAGATTCTTTACTACGCCGGCCTGGCGCGTCACAACCCTGGCCACGTACTGGAAGTCGCGCCGGGCGAATTCTCCACGATGCTGCGCGAGCCTGCCGGCGTGGCCGGGTTGATCATTCCCTGGAACGCCCCGGCCGTGCTGCTGGTACGAGCCCTGGCGCCGGCGCTGGCCGCCGGCTGTACCTGCGTGGTCAAACCGGCTCCGCAAACGGCGCTGTTCAACGCCGCTTTCCTCGCGCCGCTGTTGGCATCGACGGGCCTGGCCCCGGGAGTCGTCAACCTGTTCGCCGAGACCGGACATGCCGGCGCCGCTTACCTGACCGCGACGCCGAAGGTCGATGTGCTGAGCTTCACCGGCTCCACCGCGACCGGCACCCAAATCATGCGCGATGCGGCGCCAACCATGAAAAAGCTGTCACTGGAACTCGGTGGCAAATCGTGCTGCCTGGTCCTGGAGGACGCCGACGTGGCCGCTGTGGCGCCCCGGCTCGCCGCCGCCGCCACCCTCATTTCAGGCCAGCAATGCACGGCCGCCCGGCGTGTACTGGTGCATGCCAGCCGAGCGGCAGAGATGAAAAAGGCACTCGCCGCCGCGCTCGCAGAGGTCCGCCTGGGGCATGGGCTGGACGCTGCCACGCAGATGGGCCCGCTGATCGACTGGCGCTCGCGCGATCTCGTCGAGGCGCGGATTCGCGAGTCGATGGACAGCTGCGACGAAGTCTTGCTGGCCGGCCAACGGCCCCGCGACGGGCTCGAACGCGGCGCGTTCCTGTCACCGACGTTGATCGCCCACCAGGACAGCGGCGCGTTCTTCTGCCAGGAGGAAATCTTCGGCCCCCTGCTGGTACTGGAAACATTCGAAGACGAAGCCGAGGCCGTGCGCCGCGCCAATCACACCGAGTTCGGCCTGTCAGCGAGCGTATGGACCGGCGACGGCGCCCGAGCCATGCGGCTGGCGCGGGCGCTACGCAACGGGACCGTGTGGATCAATGATCACAACAAACTGTTCGCCGAAGCGGAGACCGGTGGCTATCGCAGGAGTGGGCTGGGCCGGCTGCACGGCTATGACGCATTGCTTGATTTTACAGAGCTCAAGCACGTCTACCAGAATGTCGGCACTCTGTAG
- a CDS encoding GntR family transcriptional regulator, producing MRICTIVIIFVTIRSPRYSAKGSRKGIDVLIEKEPARSRKARSTGQILGTSDTLDAIYERILTAVMEHRLIPGTKLVEEKLAGVFQVNRTRIREVLARLAYEGVVTTIPNRGAFIASPSVEEARHIFHARRIMEPALIRSLVEQGDPRYFQKLHDHVAEERAARDRDDKRAVIRLSGEFHLLMAEMVGSPPLIKLMRELSSLTCLIILLYDSPNVPACPNHEHTDIIAAMEAGNVDSAIALMLGHLDHIEATLDLSLPEDTEVDLDAIFGNL from the coding sequence GTGCGTATTTGCACAATTGTTATTATTTTTGTGACAATCCGTTCGCCCAGGTACTCGGCGAAAGGCAGCCGCAAAGGAATCGATGTGTTGATTGAGAAAGAACCCGCACGCTCGCGCAAGGCCCGCAGCACCGGTCAGATACTGGGCACGAGCGACACGCTCGACGCCATCTATGAGCGAATCCTGACGGCCGTGATGGAGCACCGTCTGATTCCAGGGACAAAATTGGTCGAGGAGAAGCTCGCCGGCGTATTCCAGGTGAACCGCACGCGTATTCGCGAGGTGCTGGCGCGGCTTGCGTATGAGGGGGTGGTCACAACCATCCCCAACCGAGGTGCTTTTATTGCCAGCCCGTCAGTGGAAGAGGCGCGACATATCTTTCACGCGCGCCGGATCATGGAGCCGGCCTTGATTCGCAGCCTGGTGGAACAGGGCGATCCCAGGTATTTCCAGAAGCTGCACGACCATGTGGCCGAGGAGCGTGCTGCGCGTGATCGTGATGACAAGCGCGCGGTGATCCGGCTGTCAGGCGAGTTTCACCTGCTGATGGCGGAGATGGTCGGCAGTCCGCCATTAATCAAGCTCATGCGCGAACTGTCATCACTGACATGCCTGATCATCCTGCTGTACGACTCGCCCAACGTGCCGGCCTGCCCGAACCATGAACACACCGACATCATCGCGGCGATGGAGGCGGGCAACGTCGATAGCGCCATTGCGCTGATGCTCGGACATCTCGACCACATCGAGGCCACGCTCGATCTATCGCTGCCCGAGGACACCGAAGTGGACCTCGACGCGATATTCGGAAACCTGTGA
- a CDS encoding XdhC family protein produces MQHLDQQVIEQALQWVAEGHDLWFCTVLSTYGSAPRAPGALLVARADGAHAGSLSGGCVEEEFLTSLAHGELQAPAQIVRYGESDDERSRLRLPCGGVLQVLVEHHAPGEAWRDHLLGLQATLQGQRRLLRRVDLTSGTAELLPDHGGEQTSVKGEQVEIRIGPALRLLLAGVSPVAQACAGFARALGCEVIACDPREEMQGMLVDGVVVQPMLPSVFIAAGGCHEATAVVALTHDPRIDDLALMEAVRTPAFYIGAMGSRQTSSKRAERLHRVGGLTHEEIERIHMPIGLDLGSKTPAEIALSVMADVLRVYRGKARDAL; encoded by the coding sequence ATGCAACATCTTGATCAGCAGGTGATCGAACAGGCGCTGCAATGGGTGGCCGAAGGGCATGACCTGTGGTTTTGCACCGTGCTGTCGACCTACGGCTCGGCCCCGCGGGCGCCCGGCGCGCTGCTCGTCGCCCGTGCCGATGGCGCTCATGCAGGATCGCTGTCCGGCGGGTGTGTGGAAGAGGAATTTCTGACCAGCCTGGCGCACGGCGAACTGCAAGCGCCCGCCCAGATCGTTCGCTACGGCGAATCCGATGATGAACGGAGCCGCCTGCGGCTGCCCTGCGGCGGCGTTTTGCAAGTGCTGGTGGAACATCATGCCCCTGGCGAGGCATGGCGCGACCATCTGCTCGGACTGCAGGCCACGTTGCAGGGCCAGCGGCGTCTGCTGCGGCGCGTGGATCTGACCAGTGGGACCGCCGAACTGCTGCCGGACCATGGCGGTGAGCAGACCAGTGTAAAGGGCGAGCAGGTGGAAATCCGGATCGGCCCGGCGCTGCGATTGTTATTGGCCGGTGTATCGCCCGTGGCGCAGGCCTGCGCGGGGTTTGCGCGGGCCCTGGGCTGCGAAGTGATTGCCTGCGATCCGCGCGAGGAGATGCAAGGCATGCTGGTCGACGGCGTCGTCGTCCAGCCGATGCTGCCCTCGGTGTTCATCGCCGCTGGCGGCTGCCACGAAGCCACCGCCGTGGTCGCGCTGACCCATGATCCACGTATCGATGATCTGGCACTGATGGAGGCGGTGCGAACCCCCGCCTTCTACATCGGCGCCATGGGGTCACGGCAAACCTCCTCCAAGCGGGCCGAACGGCTGCATCGCGTGGGCGGCCTGACGCACGAAGAAATCGAGCGCATCCACATGCCCATCGGCCTTGATCTCGGGAGCAAGACACCGGCCGAGATCGCGCTGTCGGTAATGGCCGACGTGCTACGCGTTTATCGAGGCAAGGCGCGTGATGCGCTCTGA
- a CDS encoding aspartate/glutamate racemase family protein — MKLLIVNPNISQSVTDLIEAEARRVAAPDTRITMATATAGVAYIETRFEALLGAHAVATVAGERLGEYDALLVAAFGDPGLLALKEALDVPVVGMTEAALMTAAQLGQRIGIIAISHRITAWYRECVDQYGLLSRLACIRHLNDPLRDPGKVQVDHAASLLDLSQRAVLEDGADVLILAGAPLAGLARSLAGRLPVPVVDGVSSGVCQAESLVRLQPGVARLGSFARPPIKHHAGLQPALAALLNPRNA; from the coding sequence ATGAAACTGTTGATCGTCAACCCGAACATATCCCAGAGCGTGACCGACCTGATCGAGGCCGAGGCGCGGCGCGTGGCAGCCCCCGACACGCGCATCACGATGGCCACGGCTACCGCTGGCGTGGCTTACATCGAGACACGCTTCGAAGCGCTGCTCGGCGCGCACGCCGTCGCCACTGTCGCTGGCGAACGGCTGGGGGAGTACGATGCCCTGCTGGTCGCGGCCTTCGGTGATCCGGGGCTTCTCGCCCTCAAGGAGGCGCTGGACGTACCCGTCGTCGGCATGACCGAAGCGGCCCTGATGACGGCGGCCCAGTTGGGACAGCGCATCGGCATCATCGCCATTTCCCACCGCATCACCGCCTGGTACCGCGAATGCGTCGACCAGTACGGGCTTTTGTCGCGCCTGGCGTGCATACGCCATTTGAACGACCCGTTGCGTGATCCCGGCAAGGTCCAGGTCGATCACGCGGCCAGCCTGCTCGATCTCAGTCAGCGGGCGGTTCTGGAGGATGGCGCGGATGTGCTGATCCTGGCCGGCGCGCCCCTGGCGGGCCTGGCTCGTAGTCTGGCGGGTCGATTGCCGGTGCCTGTCGTCGATGGCGTATCCAGCGGGGTCTGTCAGGCTGAGTCGCTTGTGCGCTTGCAGCCGGGCGTTGCGAGGCTGGGGAGTTTCGCGCGTCCACCCATCAAGCATCACGCCGGACTGCAACCGGCACTCGCAGCGCTATTGAATCCTCGAAACGCTTGA
- a CDS encoding helix-turn-helix transcriptional regulator translates to MSIAQRVFHGKFGRVALLDMDKPLVTHSHHECHVLVKAAGADTFFNVNGRQVPLTDRSAVLVNAWQPHYYDYQPGAEYTQILALYIEPAWLADAQQSLALSGHPEFFSQPCIELSGKNRAMADRLIAQAYSSGLVPLERIEFLLFDFLIELIEDFSQWRHLRRLGMPARHGFADARIRRACEYLQTHLDDPDCIANAALAGGLSRAHFFTLFRQNTGMTPMLMLNDARMRQAFRWLERERSGTIGVLAERLGFSEQGHFTRFFQQHIGASPSQYRRVVDSYPAPDLPRH, encoded by the coding sequence ATGTCCATTGCCCAACGTGTATTTCACGGAAAGTTCGGCCGGGTTGCTCTGCTCGACATGGATAAACCGCTGGTCACCCACTCGCATCATGAGTGCCACGTGCTGGTGAAGGCGGCCGGTGCGGATACCTTTTTCAATGTGAACGGTCGCCAGGTTCCGCTGACCGACCGCAGCGCCGTACTCGTCAATGCCTGGCAGCCGCACTATTACGACTATCAACCAGGCGCCGAATACACCCAGATCCTGGCGCTCTACATCGAGCCGGCGTGGCTGGCGGACGCACAACAGTCGCTGGCGCTCAGCGGGCATCCGGAATTCTTCTCCCAGCCCTGCATCGAGCTCAGCGGCAAGAATCGGGCAATGGCCGATCGGCTGATCGCCCAAGCCTACTCGTCCGGCCTGGTGCCGCTGGAGCGCATCGAGTTCCTGCTGTTCGATTTTCTGATCGAGCTGATCGAGGACTTTTCCCAATGGCGGCATCTTCGCCGGCTGGGCATGCCGGCTCGACACGGCTTCGCGGATGCGCGCATTCGGCGAGCCTGTGAGTATCTGCAGACCCATCTGGACGACCCGGACTGTATCGCCAACGCCGCGCTGGCCGGCGGCCTGTCGCGGGCGCATTTTTTCACCCTGTTCCGCCAGAATACCGGCATGACGCCAATGCTGATGCTCAACGATGCCCGCATGCGTCAAGCCTTCCGCTGGCTGGAACGTGAACGAAGCGGAACCATTGGCGTGCTTGCAGAGCGTCTGGGATTTTCCGAGCAAGGCCATTTCACTCGATTCTTCCAGCAGCACATCGGCGCCTCGCCAAGCCAATACCGGCGCGTGGTGGACAGCTATCCGGCGCCCGATCTGCCCCGGCACTGA